The genomic stretch TTCATCTGGAAGGTCATTTGTTGGCTAGCACCTTGATATGTGAACCCCAGCAGTTATTACTGCTATGGATGGTGCCATTAATGCATCAGCATGGCAGTCAAGCAAGATGTATGCTGGCCTTTCCTTCTTGCTGATTGTTGCAGGGCTCCCAGAGCAACTGGATCAGAAAGGTCTTTATATAATTGTTATCCCTTCATATAGTAACTGTATGCCAATTAACCTTTCTTTCTGACACGGTTACACGTGGCTTCTAGTTGAAAAGGGTTATGGTTGTTACTGCAATCTTTACAATTTCTGAGCAAAGGGCTATAGTTACTTATTAATTGTGATGTACTTTAGACTGCAGACATAACATGATTAGCCTCTCTGGATTTTCATGAGTAACCAAAAAATAAGTACCATGTCAAAGGAAGCATTTTCAGCAACACAGGACCACTCCCGCTATCAGTATTAGATCGAGTGGTCTGTATGTGTGCATAACATAAGGGATAATGTACACCCAGCTGTGTGTAATAAGGCTGCAATACTATCAAGAGTTTCTGGTGACATATAACGCATGAGAGCACTAGCATTGGATTCATAAATAAATCCTAACAAACCACTTTACTGATGTGAACTATTGTTTTACACAGTTGAAGTGCTATTGCAGGGTTCTTGTGATGTCTTGCCGTACAGATAAACAGTAGTGAATAAGGTGGTTCCCTGGGACCAGAGGGGATACGATACGGACCTCAGATAAACAGTAGTGAATAAGGTGGTTCCCTGGGACCAGAGGAGATACGATACGGACCTCAGATAAACAGTAGTGAATCAGGTGGTTCCCTGGGACCAGAGGAGATACGATACGGACCTCAGATAAACAGTAGTGAATAAGGTGGTTCCCTGGGACTACTGGAGGGAACGATACGGACCTCAGATAAACAATAGTGAATAAGGTGGTTCCCTGGGACCAAACGAGAGATGATACGGACTGCACTTGCTTTGTTCTCCTCAGTACAGAGCTACAGACTTCGTGGTCCCCGGCCCAGGCAGAGTTGAAATGAAGTACACTCCGAAGAGTGGCAGTGAGCCAGTCACATACCTTGTGCATGATTTTGAAGGTAAGGTCCAGAGCAGATAGAACTGAATTcttcagtgaaaaaaacaaatagaagatGTGTCCTACCATTCTTCATGAAAGCATGTTCACACAAGAGTCCtttcacatttttatattctGAGTATTGGCTTGCATGTTAATGCAGTTGTGAGAGTATGTTGTAGCTGAGAAGCTCagtctctttttgttttccacTTCCACAGTATCAGTGGCAGGCGCTGCCACTGCAGTGTAATGTTTCCCGGGTCCATTCTTCTGTTATTGTACCTATTGCAGGGAGCTTCTGTGATGGATTGCTCACAGTATAGACTGATTTGCTCTATGTTTCTGCTCTGCAGACTGTGGTGGTGTAGCTCTGGGCATGTTCAACCTGGACCTGTCTATCAGAGATTTTGCACACAGCTCGTTCCAGATGGCCCTGACCAAGAGCTGGCCCCTCTACCTGAGCACCAAGAACACCATCCTGAAGCAATACGATGGCCGCTTCAAGGACATCTTCCAGGAGATCTATGAAAAGTATGATACTGTGGTCAGGTTTATCAGAAAATACATTGGAAATGTAATCACAGTCAAAAAGCTGATGCTGCGTATGCAGCTCTGTCCCAGCCCAGGATTCACCACATAGTTTTTGTGTAGTTTGCATTTTGCAGATACAAGTCTCTTTTTACCTGAGATTTGATGCCACTCCTGTTTCTGAGCCGCTGCACTGTTGTACTGTGGCTAATTCCTGTTCAGTTTCATTCATTGGTTCGTTGCAGGGAATACAAGTCCCAGTTTGAAGCGAAGGGAATCTGGTATGAGCACAGGCTGATCGATGACATGGTGGCGCAGGCTATGAAGTCTGAAGGAGGCTTTATCTGGGCCTGCAAGAACTACGATGGAGATGTGCAGTCTGACTCTGTCGCTCAGGGTACTGAAGTGTCAAACAGTCTTTAGAGATCATATAAATAATCTGAAATGTGTTACTGGGAGGGATGGTCATTTGTACTTACAATATACCTACAGTACAGGGATGGACATAGGACTCCTGTTggatagcagtttcacccatgccAAATTTCAATATTGTGCAagattgattagccacagtgtatatgtaGATCAGGACAGACTTGTGGATCAAAATGCTACGCATATTTCCCTCCATGCAGTAAACTAAATGCAATCTCTAAATGTAAaattcaaatgtatattttcataACATGGGTGTACGTCAACATGAATACATTATTTgagtagaagaagaagaaaggtGGAGTAGGGGCATGTGGTAAAAGTCATTTTGAAAACCTCCAGGCTATGGCTCCCTGGGAATGATGACCAGTGTGCTGATCTGTCCGGATGGAAAGACTGTAGAAGCAGAAGCAGCTCACGGCACTGTGACACGGCACTACCGCATGCACCAGCAAGGCAAAGAGACCTCCACCAACCCCATTGGTGAGTGTGTCCAGTGCTCAGTCATTAGCAGCCTGGTGCGTGGAGCAATGTGTGCAGTCTTCACAATACTGAATGCATCAGGAAACAATTccatgaaaaataaaagctatatatatatatatatatatatatatatatatatatatatatatatatatatatatatatatatatatagttatctaTATAAAATATCCAACATGtttacatacctttgtcaagggaaagtgtttgAAAACAACCAGTGGAAGTGCTTGTAGGCTTTTGatgcttatttctatttaaatctgtcaatgtgcttgtgatgtaatttactacatagaaacaatctactattcctttcgaTTTAACCCTTCAGGCATCGTGGTATTGCgtctatccatttattttcctttactcTTCGGTATTGTACATGATCTAATTGGATTTCTTCTAAAACGACTAATTGTAACTCATTCATGTTGTGTTCATcttttaactttacttttttatttcatatatatgtAGTGCTAGggcaaatatctgaatattcaaatgaATGTTTTTGAACTAATGTATTCGGATGCAAAAATCAGATGCTCGTATTCGCGTGAAATGGTAAAAACACCTTGCACTTTTTCACCACCTCATCAGGCGTGgtgtgacagtttaaaaaaaatggcaaaaaaaagaaCTCTGTGTGACATGGGGGAtgtatataaagaaaaacaaaacaggatcaacacagcagctcttgagcctctatttaaaagtttcagaCAGCAAAACGGAAACAAACCACATTATGCTCGTGCaagcatagtgatctctatggaaggccatcagGGACAAAAATGCATTGCggtgctttagagcgagtcagaatctcatgggaaaagaaaaaaggcaagcaagtCATTCTGAAACGACTCGCTTGAACAGTGCCCGACTTGCAGAGAATGCTGTGTTTTTACATAGgctgtatatgttatatataatatatatatatacacacacacacacacacacacacacacacatatatatgtatgtatgtgtgtgtgtgtgtgtgtgtgtgtgtgtgtatatatatatatatatatatatatatatatatatacatatatacatatatatatatatatatatatatatatatatatatatatatatatatatatatatatatatatatatatatatatatattatatatatatatataatgtaaggtTTTTtaccccttcattttacaacgccatttccatgtttgttttatttaaagtgtttaaacttcaatttcagttttcgtttgcttgttcagctacagaaaggcacaagtaaacctcatgttgttactttatgaaaacgtatctatggccactgtttactgcaaagaaacggcaatggcaaggaatgagaaaaactaaaaaaataaatacaatccgttgtcaactttatgtactatttatataaacaaataaacaaaacaacgtttaacttgaacttactgtttggcatcctttgttttgtagttaattcagtgggtTAAAGTAAGTTCTACACAGCTtcttctttactcctgggatatttttctattttaacatgttacatattggaAGGTCTTGCTGTATAAAGGCACACACTCAGGACCACGGCCACGTCcctgctgctgtactgtctctgccagcgttcagagcaatataatggcttttattcattttgaaaacaaacaaatatttaaattatatatatctgaacatgaaaatcctgtgtttgccCCAGCactatgtaatatataaaatgaatgggCGTTTTTTCGTCTTGCAGCCTCGATCTTTGCCTGGACCCGGGGGCTGGCTCATAGAGCTAAGCTTGATAAGAATGCAGAGCTGCGCACCTTTGCCACTGCCCTGGAGGAGGTCTGCATAGAGACCATTGAATCCGGCTTCATGACCAAAGACCTGGCAGCGTGCATTAAGGGGCTGCCCAAGTAAGTGCGCCAGTGTTTCTGTTTTCTCTGAGCCAtcctacatacacacacacatacatacacacacatacatacacacacacacacatgcagacacacatacatacatacacacacacacacacatacctaccTACCTACATACTTGTCAGTGAACCCCTATGAGGTGTGACTGGTCCTTGATCTTCTTTCTTGATCTTAAACTCCTCTTGAACCCTCTGATGCTGGGGTTGATTCTGGTCATTAACAGCTCAAATTCCTTGTCTCTGCAGTGTACAGCATTCTGATTACTTGAACACCTTTGAGTTCCTGGACAAGCTAGCAGAGAACCTGAAGGTGAAACTGACCTCCCAGCCCAAACTGTGAGACCGGCCCGGAACACCGCCTGGATCACTGGAGAATGTATAAATATACATCTACATACAGCTGTGTcttgtgttttaaacaaagctGTCCTTTTGTACTATTCATGAAATGGCCAGTTTTGAATAAGAACCATGCCACCATTAACTCTTGTTTGGTTGCAGTAAGAAAATCGTTAATAATTGTTTCTAAACACTAGTGTTCCATTTCCTTTTACAATCATGATAAATAGTATGGCTCTATTAGGATGCTAAATCTAACAATACACAGGGCAACTCTTAGACATGTATGTTGTGTTCATCATTTAGAAGTATATAAACTACAATATGAACAGCAGCTGCCTATTGCCTTTTTGGAAAACAGttgcaaagttgttgtttttttttttttttacctatgttGCAAGTATCATAACAGGGACAGTCACACTTTTAAAAGTTTGGCACTGTAGTTTTTTGTATGGGTCAGAATTAGTCTTGGagtggatgatttaaaaaaaaactacattttactaCATTGAAACATTGTAACATTTTtatctgctgctgtttttgtacagttttgtgaTGCCTCTCTTTACCCCTCCCAAACAGTGCTGATCATTTCCAAGCATCTCAAACGATAGCCTTTTACACACCGATGACCCTGTAAGAGCGTCTCAGGGCTGAGTTAGTGCTGTTCAGTTTGTTCATTGATCTTAACAATTTCCTTTGATAATACGCTGGATTTCTGTATTACAACAGAATAGCCTGGTCTCATTTCAGTTAGAATAAAGGGTCcgttgctttcattttaaaaatggatcTCAAGTATGTTCTCTCAAGTCGTTCTAATTATGTGGATAGAGGAAATTAAACTCTAGGTGAAACCATTAACGTGTAAACCCTCAAACTTGAAAATAAAACGATTCACCCATATTTACTTTCACTATGGTCTAATTCTGAGTTTCCTTTTTCCAGATTAGTGATTGTTGCCACTTTACTGTGTAAGTTAAAAActaaatttgtattttacagtaccCCAGTGATTAAAGGAAACCTGCACGTGTCTCAGTTCACCACAAGGGGGAGCTCACCAGCTGGCGGTGTGATTGTGTTTGTACCATGCTTACTGGATTGACCCCTGTTCCAGAgattatacaaaatacaatgtagCAGTTTTAAATATTCCAATAGTTATATAGGAAACCTGCATTGTCCCCAGGCAGAGATAGCCAAAGTGCAGCGGTAACACATGGGCAtcccaaaaaaaccaaaccagATAACCAGTGCAAGCTGCTTGCTGAAACAGCACAATGTCAACTGTACCATGTATCATGTGTTGCACTGTAGCATCTGTATTTTTAATTGGCTCAGTAAATCTGTAACATCTCGCTCCATACAAATGCATTACATAATGCACACAAGATCAGTGCGTTCCAATCAATTGTACTGTATACCAGATGAATGTGTGTGATGAAATTAAGTACAGATACTGTATCTAAAAAAAGATGGACATTTCCTTTAATTACAAGAACAATGCTGGGCAAAAGGGTATAGCATCATTCACAAAGAACCCACTCttcatactgtatgtgtctgCACTGAGACCGTGATCAGAAATAAGAAATATACATTCAATCATACATTGTGAGCTTTGTGGTCTAGAGACCATAACCAattggctgattttttttttaagccactaaCAGGAAAGTGGAAGTAATCTGTCTTAATAAGTATCAAAGGTTTTATGCAGCTGCTATTGTCCAAAAGTAATTGGATTTTGCCAAGTATGAAAAGGAGTCTCATTTCCCAGTCCGAGCTGCATTTAGATCATTGTGCTGCTGAAAGGTTGGATCATTAGTGGATGTGGGCTTACGGTTTCTATTTCTAATCCTGCTGATTGCTCTGATGAGCTGAAACTATGAACAGAACAGGTAAAAGCTTCTAAAGATGAACCCCATCCATGGCAACTGTTGCTACACGCTGGACAGTATCGGGTTGGCACTGGGCGTGGCACAAGCCTTGAAAACATTGGGAATAGATGGGAAACAACAGAACGACTGGATATTATAGGCAAAGTGTTTCCAGCAGGAGTAAACCACCGACATGTCACAGATCAGCTCAAATAGCTATCTGGTCTGATATGCCCAATTTATTCACTTAACGTTTTGCTTGTTGAATTCATGCTTACAACATACCACGAGTGAGATCTGCTGTCTAGTGGTCAAACACACCTGGTTGCTTGAGCAATGCCAGTGGCTGGATAACAGGGAAGACACACAGAGTTATGTGTCTCACTGCAGCCAGTGTCAGTGTCCCATACAGTCCACGAGAAAGCACTAGCATTATAGCTCCACACTGACAACCACACTGCAATGCTATGTTAATGGAGAGGGTTAGGTTTGCAGGTACTTAACAGAACCCCAGTACTGGTGAGCATTCAGCTTGTTGCAGAGGTGCTTTAAACCAACTTTGTACAAGAGCAGACAGGCACCTTGCCTTGGAACACTAGTGCTTCATGGGGATGGAATGTTACCATGGAGACAAACAATCATTCTCTCATCAAAAGAGAAACTAAGAGGTTTCAGGTATTTTGTGCTGTAGAGCAGAAAACATGAAGCCCTGGTCAGATGAAAGGAGCTGCTGTCCTTAAGCACAATGATACAGTAATCAGTGGAAGAGTGTATAatcaaaaatacagcaaaaaaagcatattttttgaACAATTATGTGACATCCGGCATGCTTCAGAGGAAGTCCAGCCATGCTTCAGTCCCAAGCACTGTTCTACTCAGTCTGCAGCACCTGTTCAGTCCAGCACATGATTCAGTCCAGCACTGTTCCTATTCAGTAGCAGCAAATGCTTCTGTCCATGCACATGCTTCAGTCCCAGTACTTTTCCTACTTCAGtcccagcacatgcttcagtcccAGCACTGTTCCTACTTCAGtcccagcacatgcttcagtcccAGCACATAGTTCAGtcccagcacatgcttcagtcgcAGCACATGCTTCTGTCCCTGCACATGCTTCAGTCCCAGCACTGTTCCTACTTCAGtcccagcacatgcttcagtcccAGTACTGTTCCTACTTCAGtcccagcacatgcttcagtcccAGCACTGTTCCTACTTCAGtcccagcacatgcttcagtcccagcacatgcttcagttCCAGCACTGTTCCTACTTCAGtcccagcacatgcttcagtcccagcacatgcttcagtcccAGCACTGTTCCTACTTCAGtcccagcacatgcttcagttCCAGCACTGTTCCTACTTCAGtcccagcacatgcttcagtcccAGCACATGTTTCAGtcccagcacatgcttcagtcccagcacatgcttcagttCCAGCACTGTTCCTACTTCAGTCCCAACACATGTTTCAGTTCCAGTACTGTTCCTACTTCAGTCCCAGCACATGCTTTAGTCCCAGCACATACTTCAGTCCCAGCACATGCTTTAGtcccagcacatgcttcagtcccAGCACATGTTCCTACTTCAGTCCCAGCACATTCCTACTTCAGTCCCAGCACATACTTCAGtcccagcacatgcttcagtcccagcacatgcttcagttC from Polyodon spathula isolate WHYD16114869_AA chromosome 11, ASM1765450v1, whole genome shotgun sequence encodes the following:
- the LOC121323231 gene encoding isocitrate dehydrogenase [NADP] cytoplasmic yields the protein MSQKIKAGSVVEMQGDEMTRVIWDLIKDKLILPYVELDLHSYDLGIENRDATDDRVTVEAAEAVRKYSVGIKCATITPDEKRVEEFKLKKMWKSPNGTIRNILGGTVFREAIICKNIPRLVPGWLKPIIIGRHAFGDQYRATDFVVPGPGRVEMKYTPKSGSEPVTYLVHDFEDCGGVALGMFNLDLSIRDFAHSSFQMALTKSWPLYLSTKNTILKQYDGRFKDIFQEIYEKEYKSQFEAKGIWYEHRLIDDMVAQAMKSEGGFIWACKNYDGDVQSDSVAQGYGSLGMMTSVLICPDGKTVEAEAAHGTVTRHYRMHQQGKETSTNPIASIFAWTRGLAHRAKLDKNAELRTFATALEEVCIETIESGFMTKDLAACIKGLPNVQHSDYLNTFEFLDKLAENLKVKLTSQPKL